The Methanomassiliicoccales archaeon genome includes a region encoding these proteins:
- a CDS encoding AAA family ATPase codes for MGKRIRLSMVGREGEFEKFQSQLAQVISGRGSTIFIYGEAGIGKTRLVEELGKFCDITGSKMLIGHCLPGAPTPYLPFMEAMRGEGLKGADRCRDLCGSPPDKIMFELLDWLRSLSGASPLVLVLEDLHWADTSTVQLMHFLTRNIGDLKVLMVGTFRPEEIGPEGESPHPLAEALRVIRREGACREIDLKQLREGDVEQLINLMLSGRCHHSFVDLVTKETGGNPLFVIEAINLLLQTKDLEKQEGFWNVKGRTALDVPPTVREVVLRRVERLSKPRKRLLECASVVGMNFDIDTLSDILGNNRLEVIEALEELENPHSLVYSVQQEDFAFSHEAVMRAVYENISEIKRKELHHMIARRLEARPLGLQERCALAYHLDRAGDADKAYPHHLIAGEGWLRCMGIYEAAPHFKIVLDHTKEHHERLTDRLRALEGMADCYYNEGDYQSADDLLKEFIALSGKDAICARILRKRAECWGPARLGKGSSDTFLQLLDQAEGCPLINDFERGEIASDRALHFLWQGDYFSANQHSRLSEEWFDKSGDKERYMSQLLQHIFIYLSLGDMSHAHGNIDRANEVQRTVGGRVGEAEINCTLAEILLQEGKYREALQAFGRGRDMTAQLGDHIAMCWCQIYTALAHRLLSEQEAAEKAADLAVQYTEEVEIPYTVAMALGVRALVKIGFKALDEARKDLEKAEGLMQGMKPGVKMQAPGFVRGVRALLTAMDGNEAEDYFVQSLKLLQGAMTSLLCEALVRTWYGEALEKWGRKGESIEQYERANGLFILLGNQSEGSKVSRSLRLLTAPEGEVVIAK; via the coding sequence ATGGGCAAGAGGATCCGCCTTTCCATGGTCGGCCGGGAGGGGGAGTTCGAGAAGTTCCAATCCCAGTTGGCCCAGGTCATTTCCGGTCGAGGCTCGACCATATTCATCTACGGTGAGGCCGGCATCGGAAAGACCAGGCTAGTCGAGGAACTGGGTAAGTTCTGCGACATCACCGGATCCAAGATGCTGATCGGACACTGCCTGCCAGGAGCTCCCACACCATACCTTCCGTTCATGGAGGCCATGAGGGGCGAGGGGTTGAAAGGCGCGGACCGCTGCCGGGACCTGTGCGGCTCGCCGCCGGACAAGATAATGTTCGAACTACTGGACTGGTTGCGTTCCTTATCCGGGGCGTCCCCCTTAGTCCTGGTCCTGGAAGACCTTCATTGGGCCGACACCAGCACGGTACAGCTGATGCACTTCCTAACCCGCAACATCGGGGACCTGAAGGTCCTGATGGTCGGCACGTTCCGGCCGGAGGAGATCGGCCCGGAAGGGGAATCTCCACATCCTCTGGCCGAAGCCCTTAGGGTCATACGGAGGGAGGGGGCCTGCCGCGAGATTGACCTAAAGCAGCTGCGGGAAGGGGATGTGGAGCAGCTCATCAACCTGATGCTCTCCGGCCGCTGTCATCACAGCTTCGTGGACCTGGTGACCAAGGAGACCGGGGGGAACCCCCTCTTCGTCATCGAGGCTATCAACCTGCTCCTGCAGACCAAGGACCTGGAGAAGCAGGAAGGGTTCTGGAACGTGAAGGGTAGGACCGCCCTGGACGTCCCACCCACGGTCAGGGAGGTGGTCCTACGGCGGGTCGAACGCCTGTCCAAGCCGCGCAAGCGCCTTCTGGAATGCGCCTCCGTGGTCGGCATGAACTTCGACATCGACACGCTGTCGGACATACTCGGTAACAACCGCCTGGAGGTCATCGAAGCGCTGGAGGAGCTGGAGAACCCTCATTCATTAGTATACTCGGTCCAGCAAGAGGACTTCGCCTTCAGCCACGAGGCGGTGATGCGGGCGGTCTACGAGAACATCAGCGAGATCAAGCGCAAGGAGCTGCACCACATGATCGCCCGGCGGCTGGAAGCCCGACCGCTGGGTCTGCAGGAGCGCTGCGCCCTGGCCTATCACCTAGACCGGGCGGGGGATGCCGATAAGGCCTATCCCCACCATCTCATCGCCGGGGAGGGCTGGCTCAGGTGTATGGGCATATACGAGGCCGCCCCCCACTTCAAGATCGTGCTGGACCATACCAAGGAGCATCACGAACGCCTCACCGACCGGTTGAGAGCGCTCGAGGGCATGGCCGACTGCTATTACAACGAGGGTGACTACCAGTCCGCCGACGACTTGCTAAAGGAGTTCATCGCCCTTTCCGGAAAGGACGCCATCTGCGCCCGCATACTGCGCAAGAGGGCGGAATGCTGGGGCCCGGCCCGCCTGGGCAAAGGGTCATCGGACACCTTCCTGCAGCTCCTGGACCAGGCGGAGGGCTGCCCCCTCATCAATGATTTCGAACGTGGAGAGATCGCCTCGGACAGGGCCCTGCATTTCCTGTGGCAGGGGGACTACTTCTCCGCCAACCAGCACAGCCGGCTGTCCGAGGAATGGTTCGATAAGAGCGGTGATAAGGAACGCTACATGAGCCAGCTGCTGCAGCACATCTTCATCTACCTGTCCCTCGGGGACATGTCCCACGCCCACGGCAACATCGACAGGGCCAACGAGGTGCAGAGGACGGTGGGCGGGAGAGTGGGGGAAGCGGAGATCAACTGTACGCTGGCGGAGATACTCCTGCAGGAGGGCAAGTACCGGGAGGCGCTGCAGGCCTTCGGCCGGGGCCGGGATATGACCGCGCAGTTAGGGGATCACATCGCCATGTGCTGGTGTCAGATCTACACGGCTCTGGCGCACCGCCTGCTGAGCGAACAGGAGGCGGCGGAGAAGGCGGCGGACCTGGCGGTGCAATACACGGAGGAGGTGGAGATTCCATACACAGTGGCCATGGCCCTGGGGGTGAGGGCCCTGGTCAAAATAGGGTTTAAAGCATTGGACGAAGCCAGGAAGGACCTGGAGAAGGCCGAGGGACTGATGCAGGGCATGAAGCCCGGGGTCAAGATGCAGGCCCCCGGGTTCGTGCGGGGGGTGAGGGCCCTGCTGACCGCCATGGACGGGAACGAGGCCGAGGATTATTTCGTCCAGTCCCTGAAGCTGTTGCAGGGGGCCATGACCAGTCTTCTGTGCGAAGCGCTGGTCCGCACCTGGTACGGGGAGGCACTGGAAAAATGGGGCCGCAAGGGCGAATCGATAGAGCAGTACGAACGGGCCAATGGCCTGTTCATACTCCTTGGCAACCAGTCAGAGGGGTCCAAGGTCTCCCGGTCCTTGCGGCTACTGACCGCACCGGAAGGGGAGGTGGTCATTGCCAAGTGA
- a CDS encoding ABC transporter permease: MTSNASGRPPGASGSAASGGILAYLRAFIKKSLVITELEARKLRHDPADLLTRVVQPVLWLVVFGQVLAQVRAIPTGEMPYLDFMTPGILAQSVLFISIFYGISIVWERDLGIIQKFLVSPTPRTALVAGKALSAGLRSLSQAFIVFVLAVLLGVHVILNPLDVLLVVVIVLLGAAIFATLSLIIACLVKTRERFMGIGQMITMPLFFVSNAIYPISMMPEWLQVISYGNPLTYVVDALRGSMVVGGVSEFGIFLDLGLLTVMAAVLIIIGGRLYPRVGM, translated from the coding sequence GTGACATCCAACGCGAGCGGCAGACCGCCAGGCGCCTCGGGTAGTGCCGCGTCCGGCGGAATACTGGCGTACCTGCGGGCCTTCATCAAAAAATCATTGGTCATAACTGAGCTGGAGGCTCGCAAGCTGAGGCACGATCCCGCCGACCTCCTGACCCGGGTGGTGCAGCCAGTGCTTTGGTTGGTGGTCTTCGGGCAGGTGCTCGCCCAAGTAAGAGCGATCCCCACCGGCGAAATGCCCTATCTGGACTTCATGACCCCGGGCATCCTGGCCCAGAGCGTGCTCTTCATCTCCATATTCTACGGCATATCCATAGTGTGGGAGAGGGACCTAGGCATAATACAGAAGTTCTTGGTGAGCCCCACGCCCCGCACGGCGTTGGTGGCCGGGAAAGCGCTCTCCGCGGGATTGCGCAGCCTATCGCAGGCGTTCATCGTCTTCGTGCTGGCCGTCCTTCTAGGTGTGCACGTGATCCTGAACCCGCTCGACGTCCTGCTGGTCGTGGTAATAGTCCTTCTGGGGGCGGCCATCTTCGCCACCCTTTCCCTGATCATCGCCTGCCTGGTAAAGACCAGGGAGCGGTTCATGGGCATCGGCCAGATGATCACCATGCCTCTCTTCTTCGTCAGCAACGCCATCTACCCCATCTCCATGATGCCCGAATGGCTCCAAGTGATATCCTATGGCAACCCCCTCACCTACGTGGTGGACGCCCTGCGGGGCTCGATGGTCGTCGGCGGCGTAAGCGAGTTCGGCATATTTCTGGACCTGGGGCTGCTGACCGTCATGGCCGCGGTCCTGATAATCATCGGGGGGCGCCTGTACCCCCGGGTGGGAATGTGA
- a CDS encoding ATP-binding cassette domain-containing protein, whose translation MLAVQAEGLSRRFGKFIAVDSLDLTVADGEVFGLLGPNGAGKTTTIKMLTTLLPPSSGKALVDGLDVVKQPSAVRRTIGYVPQLLSADASLTGYENLLIFGKLYEVPGKELEERVRRALDYMGLSEFGDKLVRTYSGGMVRRLEIAQSTLHRPRVLFLDEPTIGLDPVARRAVWEMIGDLQREFGTTIFLTTHLMDEADALCHRIGIMHKGKLIALGTPKELKEKAGAANLDDAFIHFTGNTIGTGGNYRDIQRERQTARRLG comes from the coding sequence ATGCTAGCGGTCCAGGCCGAAGGGCTGTCCCGGCGTTTCGGCAAGTTCATCGCGGTGGACTCCTTGGACCTCACGGTGGCAGATGGGGAGGTGTTCGGGTTGCTAGGTCCGAACGGCGCCGGTAAGACCACCACCATCAAGATGCTCACTACCCTCTTGCCGCCCAGCTCCGGCAAGGCCTTGGTGGACGGTCTGGACGTGGTGAAGCAGCCGTCGGCGGTGCGCCGGACCATCGGTTACGTGCCCCAGCTGCTCTCTGCCGATGCCAGCCTTACCGGTTACGAGAACCTGTTGATATTCGGCAAGCTCTATGAGGTGCCGGGAAAGGAGCTGGAAGAGAGGGTGAGACGGGCCTTGGACTACATGGGGCTGAGCGAGTTCGGGGACAAGCTGGTCCGCACCTACTCCGGAGGAATGGTCCGCCGGCTGGAGATAGCCCAGTCCACGCTGCATCGTCCCCGCGTACTGTTCTTGGACGAGCCGACCATCGGCCTGGACCCGGTGGCCCGGAGGGCGGTATGGGAGATGATCGGCGACCTGCAGCGGGAGTTCGGGACCACCATTTTCCTGACCACCCACCTCATGGACGAGGCCGACGCCCTCTGTCATCGCATCGGCATCATGCATAAGGGCAAGCTGATCGCCCTAGGCACCCCCAAGGAGCTGAAGGAAAAAGCGGGTGCGGCCAACCTAGACGACGCCTTCATCCATTTCACCGGGAACACTATAGGAACGGGAGGGAACTATCGTGACATCCAACGCGAGCGGCAGACCGCCAGGCGCCTCGGGTAG
- a CDS encoding DUF6506 family protein yields the protein MTKDKFRAAMVAMVAMTPDAEPSRHRTVVETSLYQLTTVLVRDEDQAVELCRELVRDGVQSFLLCPGFTNHGVGRIAEAAGDGVSVNVARGDGPSNAVARQAMERAGFFKPRQTGK from the coding sequence ATGACTAAGGATAAGTTCAGAGCGGCCATGGTGGCCATGGTGGCCATGACCCCGGACGCGGAGCCGTCGCGGCACAGGACCGTGGTCGAGACCTCGCTCTACCAGTTGACCACCGTGCTGGTGAGGGACGAGGATCAGGCGGTGGAGCTGTGCCGGGAACTGGTTCGAGATGGCGTGCAATCGTTCCTGTTGTGTCCGGGCTTCACCAATCACGGTGTGGGCAGGATTGCCGAGGCGGCCGGGGACGGGGTCTCGGTCAACGTGGCCAGGGGGGACGGGCCGAGCAATGCTGTCGCTCGCCAAGCGATGGAAAGGGCCGGGTTCTTCAAACCCCGGCAAACCGGTAAATAA
- a CDS encoding glycosyltransferase family 2 protein, producing the protein MRASVVVLTYNQLKEGTVPCVESIFKFTNADDIELVLVDNASTDGTSDYLRTVEKEHGNVKVVLNESNKGYAGGNNDGLRAATGDRIVLLNNDTLMTPGWLDALLTPLERDRSIGLMCPVTNSAGNEQMIMLPSLNEENYVEVAGRYTAKNKGHLFDTEKLGFYCVAMRRDVLDKVGLLDEEFSIGMFEDDDYCLRVKKAGYRLVINEGCFIYHKGSLSFKKLVEKDYQALFERNRERYEKKHGQPWRFNDLTLAYYNQMRREVEALLQKDPGSPEVERITVRLKGFEYLINQARELEGKGGKGNAMRKERRFSRGFRMFRDEYLKGDKRSRLLFKRKVRRKLRPLKNQEVIDRLGQVRRKEDFKHLVIFSDCGDYHSKPPEATVAEALSAAGQSVIYGTMNREKDTVEVVYQVKEHLYLMNQELFGFLPHLVTPEESVLFVSSMRSVQELKAARLIVDLTGGREGELLSLSGRLSTFDAKVLFLVEGEWRKGVILPRSQTVLSIPTGTKDIQGIVSWLNG; encoded by the coding sequence ATGAGAGCGAGCGTAGTGGTCCTTACCTACAACCAGCTGAAGGAGGGCACCGTCCCCTGCGTCGAGAGCATCTTCAAGTTCACGAACGCTGACGATATCGAGCTGGTCCTGGTGGACAACGCCTCCACCGACGGCACGTCTGATTACCTGCGCACGGTGGAGAAGGAGCATGGCAACGTCAAGGTGGTCCTGAACGAGAGCAACAAAGGCTACGCTGGCGGGAACAACGACGGTCTGCGCGCGGCCACCGGCGACCGCATCGTCCTGTTGAACAACGACACATTGATGACACCGGGCTGGCTGGACGCGCTGCTGACGCCGTTGGAGAGGGACCGCTCCATCGGCCTGATGTGCCCTGTCACTAACTCTGCTGGGAATGAGCAGATGATCATGCTCCCATCCCTTAACGAAGAGAACTATGTGGAGGTGGCCGGGCGTTACACGGCGAAGAACAAGGGGCATCTCTTCGACACGGAGAAGCTGGGCTTCTACTGCGTGGCAATGCGTCGCGACGTCCTGGACAAGGTCGGGCTGCTGGACGAAGAGTTCAGCATAGGCATGTTCGAGGACGACGATTATTGCCTGAGGGTGAAGAAGGCCGGCTACCGCCTGGTGATCAACGAAGGATGCTTCATCTATCACAAGGGCAGCCTGTCCTTCAAGAAGCTGGTGGAGAAGGACTATCAAGCGCTCTTCGAGCGCAACCGCGAGCGCTACGAGAAGAAGCACGGGCAGCCCTGGCGGTTCAACGACCTGACCCTGGCGTACTACAACCAGATGCGTCGGGAGGTCGAGGCGCTCTTGCAAAAGGACCCCGGCTCGCCCGAGGTGGAACGGATCACCGTACGTTTGAAGGGCTTCGAGTATCTTATCAATCAAGCTCGGGAGCTGGAGGGAAAGGGCGGCAAGGGCAACGCCATGCGCAAGGAGCGCCGGTTCTCCCGAGGCTTTCGCATGTTCCGCGACGAGTACCTGAAAGGGGACAAACGCTCTCGCCTGCTGTTCAAAAGGAAGGTGCGCAGGAAGCTGAGGCCGTTGAAAAATCAGGAGGTCATCGACCGCCTGGGCCAGGTGCGGCGGAAGGAGGACTTCAAACACCTGGTCATTTTCTCTGATTGCGGCGATTATCATTCCAAGCCGCCGGAGGCGACCGTAGCCGAGGCGCTCTCCGCGGCTGGCCAATCCGTGATCTACGGCACGATGAACCGGGAGAAGGACACCGTGGAGGTTGTCTACCAGGTCAAGGAGCACCTGTACCTCATGAACCAGGAGCTTTTCGGCTTCCTGCCGCACCTGGTGACGCCCGAGGAGTCCGTCCTTTTCGTCTCTTCGATGCGGTCCGTTCAGGAACTGAAGGCCGCGCGACTCATCGTAGACCTGACCGGCGGCCGGGAAGGGGAGCTACTGTCTTTGTCCGGGAGGTTGTCTACGTTCGACGCCAAGGTCCTCTTCTTGGTAGAGGGGGAGTGGCGGAAAGGGGTCATCCTACCGCGTAGCCAGACTGTACTATCCATTCCCACGGGCACCAAGGACATCCAGGGGATCGTGTCCTGGTTGAACGGATAA
- a CDS encoding glycosyltransferase — protein MADAIVRYETSLADKDGLLGTLRVDLESERLRKMAVQAQMEFERDHAFQLIKELEKEKERLVQTTWELEDVKKRNHQLIDELEGERILSQQMRDELNISQNDLLIAREAMARQDIELAEAEASITEAIQQRDEQFVRLQDMTDRFMAKQAELMTMSDWARSMQLRLEFLDSIPSIGRIEKFARLQKQAVDKLKSDGLVATFKSVTLQLAPSKVQGMFYRSEPSNLEEVEANADGRKVLVVFPVIPWEFRWQRPQQLVSRFADNGYTVIFVHMDLTPKGARYLNDAEALKDVTLGKLREHIYELRLSSFNKLNVYQDRIRGADLNNVAHGLLGVLRRLDAKSVTYLVQFPGWGQLADLCRSRVSGTLIFDCMDDHAGFSNNATEVVKRETQLMGKADLVVTSSAKLYEKAAAFNDSTILVRNGTDFNMFHTLFPNGKLDSLKRPIIGYHGAISEWFDPQVVARCAEKHPEWNFVLIGSTLGCDVNGLKRLSNVHLLGELPYKDLPGYLYYFDVCIIPFRVVPLTMATNPVKFYEYISSGKPVVSVRLPEMERYAEVCYLYEGDTEFERGILAALGENDEALRAKRIEVARNSSWDQRFLDIANHLKEMERSGQRKRKVLKNTD, from the coding sequence ATGGCTGACGCCATCGTCCGTTACGAAACGTCACTGGCAGATAAAGACGGATTGTTGGGCACCTTGCGGGTTGATCTGGAATCAGAGAGGCTGCGTAAGATGGCCGTGCAGGCCCAGATGGAATTTGAACGGGACCACGCCTTCCAGCTCATTAAGGAACTGGAGAAGGAAAAGGAACGCCTAGTTCAGACCACCTGGGAACTGGAGGACGTGAAGAAGCGCAATCATCAGCTGATCGATGAGCTGGAGGGAGAGAGGATTCTCTCCCAACAAATGAGGGACGAACTGAACATCAGCCAGAACGACCTCCTGATCGCCCGGGAGGCCATGGCGCGGCAGGACATCGAGCTGGCCGAGGCCGAGGCCAGCATCACCGAGGCGATTCAACAGCGCGATGAGCAGTTCGTCCGCCTGCAGGACATGACCGACCGCTTCATGGCCAAGCAGGCCGAACTCATGACCATGTCCGACTGGGCCCGCAGCATGCAGCTGCGGCTGGAGTTCCTGGACAGCATCCCCTCCATCGGAAGGATAGAGAAGTTCGCTCGCCTGCAGAAGCAGGCTGTAGATAAGCTCAAGTCCGACGGCCTGGTGGCCACGTTCAAGAGCGTGACCCTGCAGCTGGCCCCTTCCAAGGTCCAGGGCATGTTCTATCGTTCAGAGCCGTCCAACCTCGAGGAGGTGGAGGCCAACGCCGACGGACGGAAGGTCCTGGTGGTCTTCCCGGTCATACCCTGGGAGTTCCGCTGGCAGAGACCGCAGCAGCTGGTGTCGCGCTTCGCCGATAACGGGTACACGGTCATCTTCGTTCACATGGACCTGACGCCGAAGGGCGCCCGGTACCTCAACGACGCCGAGGCGTTGAAGGATGTGACCCTGGGCAAGCTGCGGGAGCACATCTACGAGCTCCGTTTGAGCTCCTTCAACAAGCTGAACGTCTACCAGGATCGTATCCGGGGGGCGGACCTCAACAATGTTGCGCACGGGCTATTGGGCGTGCTGAGACGATTGGACGCCAAGTCCGTCACCTACCTGGTGCAGTTCCCCGGATGGGGGCAGCTGGCCGACCTGTGCCGTTCCCGTGTGTCCGGCACGTTGATCTTCGACTGCATGGACGACCACGCCGGCTTCAGCAACAACGCCACCGAGGTGGTGAAACGGGAAACGCAGCTCATGGGGAAGGCCGATCTGGTGGTCACCAGCTCGGCCAAGCTCTACGAGAAGGCGGCGGCGTTCAACGATAGCACCATACTGGTGCGCAACGGCACCGACTTCAACATGTTCCACACCCTGTTCCCGAACGGCAAGCTCGACTCCCTGAAGAGGCCGATAATCGGCTATCACGGGGCCATCTCCGAATGGTTCGACCCGCAGGTAGTGGCCCGTTGCGCGGAGAAGCATCCGGAATGGAACTTCGTGCTGATCGGCTCTACCCTTGGTTGTGATGTCAACGGGCTGAAACGGTTGTCCAACGTCCATCTGCTGGGGGAGCTGCCGTACAAGGACCTGCCCGGCTACCTTTATTACTTCGACGTCTGCATCATCCCCTTCCGGGTGGTCCCCCTGACCATGGCCACCAACCCGGTCAAGTTCTACGAGTACATCAGCAGTGGCAAGCCTGTCGTAAGCGTCCGGCTGCCGGAGATGGAGCGGTACGCCGAGGTCTGCTACCTTTACGAGGGGGACACGGAGTTCGAGAGGGGGATCCTGGCCGCATTAGGAGAAAACGACGAGGCCCTGAGGGCCAAGCGCATCGAGGTGGCCCGGAACAGCTCCTGGGACCAGCGCTTCCTGGACATCGCCAACCACCTGAAGGAGATGGAGCGGTCCGGCCAGAGGAAGCGAAAGGTTCTAAAGAACACGGATTGA
- a CDS encoding methyltransferase domain-containing protein, whose product MNNGPKLILDHVSDQDQYSDGDVEEDILTLVRSGNDLEDAIRHDQRWAVLYHLDQRRKNLLEWYPFSKEASLLEIGAGCGALTGLFCEKVRSVTAVEISPRRASIIAARHSTMQNLTVYAGKFDNIGGLKGFDYVTLIGVLEYAGIYQRSPQPYQEMLKHAISALKDNGTLILAIENKLGLKYWAGTPEDHSGVLFQGLEGYPGEEGFRTFGREEIRNMLVETGFSDLEFYYPYPDYKLPECIYSDRLLPSIGDMGKMSPNYDQERFALFDEGLTCDSLLMNGAYSLMANSFLVFCRR is encoded by the coding sequence ATGAACAATGGACCGAAATTGATCTTGGACCACGTGAGCGACCAGGACCAATATTCTGATGGTGATGTTGAGGAGGACATACTCACCTTGGTGAGATCGGGTAACGATCTCGAAGATGCGATACGCCATGACCAGCGATGGGCTGTACTATATCATCTAGACCAACGACGGAAGAACCTTCTGGAATGGTACCCTTTCTCGAAGGAGGCGTCGTTGCTGGAAATTGGTGCGGGCTGCGGAGCTCTAACTGGCCTGTTCTGTGAAAAAGTTCGTTCGGTGACCGCCGTGGAAATATCTCCGCGACGGGCAAGCATCATAGCAGCCAGGCACAGCACGATGCAGAACCTGACCGTATACGCTGGCAAGTTCGACAACATTGGTGGCTTGAAGGGGTTCGATTACGTCACCCTGATTGGTGTCCTGGAATACGCTGGTATATACCAACGTTCCCCCCAACCCTATCAGGAAATGCTTAAACACGCCATTTCCGCGCTTAAGGACAACGGTACTTTGATCTTGGCCATAGAGAACAAGCTGGGATTGAAATATTGGGCTGGGACACCGGAGGACCACTCTGGCGTACTGTTCCAAGGATTGGAGGGATATCCTGGAGAGGAGGGATTTCGCACTTTCGGACGGGAAGAGATAAGAAATATGCTCGTGGAGACAGGGTTCTCAGACCTAGAGTTCTATTATCCGTATCCAGATTACAAATTGCCAGAATGCATCTATTCCGACCGTTTACTTCCTTCGATTGGCGATATGGGCAAAATGTCACCTAACTACGATCAGGAGCGCTTTGCCCTGTTCGATGAGGGTCTAACGTGCGACAGCTTATTGATGAACGGGGCATACTCTCTGATGGCCAATTCATTCCTGGTGTTCTGCAGGCGTTAA